TACCAGGCAAACGAGACCGGCCAGGATGAAAACGATCCCCCCGGAGACCGCAAGGGAGGCTTTGGCAGAAGTCCCCTTGGCACACTGCGTGCACTTCATACCGATGACAGCAATCACGCATGCCAGTGCGGAAAGGACGCAGGAAATTACCATCATGGCACGGGCGGCTTGCAGGTCACGGGGCAGCGCCAGCTGGGagcggtggacttggcactgGTAGATGCCGGTGCTGTGCCAGACGCACTCCATCCAAAGCCCTTTCATATAGGCTACAGCTGTTATAATATTGGTGCCTACATGTGCCGTTCGCCACCAGTGTGGCAGAATAGTAGCAATTAATGTCCCAATTAGGCCGAGCAGGCTTAGAGAGAAGCCAAGTAACTGAACAGCCGAGCTTGCCATGTTAATGTTTGTCCTGCCTAGTTCTCTTAATAAAGCACCTCCGCTTGAATTCCTTCGGAAAACACGGGCTTTTCTTGGAAGATATGCAGCTGTTTTACTTTGACACCTTCTGCTCTCCTAATAAAAGGTAATTGAGGAAAAAAGGAGTTAATTATTACCCAAATGCATTGCCTCTCCAGCCAGTAAGGTGCATTCCAAGTAAAGTTAGTGCAATAATTAGCATAGTTATCGCTGTTAATTGTACTTTTGTGGAAGTAATGGGAAAGTAAGCTTCCCTCTTCACTTATATAAACAGTCTTCTGTTGCCCGCTGGGAAGAAAACTCAAGACAatttatgaaatggaaaaaaatattttaaatgcaaatattcctCTTCCCAGCAGactattcagaaaaacaaacatgatTTCCTTTCTAAAGCAGAGAATTAGCTAGTGTTAACACTTGGAATGAATGAGATTTATAAAGTAGGGAACTGCAGGTTGCTTTACACGATGAAAACACTCCCAGAAGGTCATAGCAGGACTAGGAAAACAATAAGGGTGTATTTGCTCAAAGTAGGGAGCAAAGAGAGTGATTTAAAACCTGTGGAAGAGGATAACAAGTATTGGATTAAAGTCGCTTTCCTGACTTGCCAGTATTTCTTGAGGTTGAGTTTTAATAAAGCAACTCAAAGGGGAATAATTTTCATTAGCCTCTGTGGAGTTTCAGCTTATGATTCTAGGTTGTGGGCGAAATGACAGCATGTGAAACCAGATGTACATCATGGAGCTTCTGAGGAGCAACACCTTCACAGTTTGGTCGCGTATAAATTCTAGCTGGAAAACAAGGAATAGTAACTCTTCCTTCTGTATAAATCGCAGAGTAAGTGGTCTTTTCCAATGGCTGCCTTGCAGGGTCTGTTATACATCATGCATCTTGTGTGTGGGCAGAAACctgatattttaatatataaaataactaTTGCATCAAAATCCAACTTGGaattcagaaacagaaacaaatttagGCTCCAGTTCTGCAAAGACCCATGCACGTGCTGAACGCATGTTTGTAGAAGAAAGCATAAGTGTTTGCAGGACTGGGCCTTAGCAGGCAAAGGAAGGAAAACCATCTGGCCAAACTAATGAAGACCATTAGAACAACAAAATAACGCAGAGGGAGAAAAGTGAAAGCTGGTTTACATTCCCCTTATCTCACTAATGAGGCAGGAGTGCTTGAGGTGTGCATCAGTGCTGATATTCGTCTCCAGACCACGTCGCGGCATGCACCGATCTCTGCATAACAGCAAGATAGGGCGTCTCTGCCCAAAACAACCAGAATCTGCCTTGGACGTTGtgccaaaagaaaggaaaaaattgaaaagcaaaggGATTATATGGGCTAGGCAGTGCAACAACGCAGGCTCAGAGTCTTGTACTTACacatgttccttttcttttgtttggagcGTCTGTTGTGCACAGACATAGGATGGGGAGGAATGCGATGTTGGACCGGATCTGCGGAGAAGTTACCAGCCCTCTgactggaagggaagagaaaaaccaAAGACCAGCTTTGCTTTAGTGAGGCTAGTTGTAGGAAGGCATTTTCGTAATGTTAGGGCTTTCTGGCCTTTCAGATACTCTGTACGTAACGCTTAAATGAAAATAACTGGGGTTATGTGGTTGTTGAAGTAATTTGCCTAATTTGCAAATTGTAAGACAAATGCAGAGGGTTTTATATCAGAAATCGTTGTTCCAGGTAGGTGCCATGGGATCTCTCTCCATTCTGCCAGGGAAGATCAAGCTGCAGGTTTCTCTCTTTGTACCAGCTATCAGAGAGTATTGCAATAT
This genomic interval from Calonectris borealis chromosome 1, bCalBor7.hap1.2, whole genome shotgun sequence contains the following:
- the CLDN14 gene encoding claudin-14 codes for the protein MASSAVQLLGFSLSLLGLIGTLIATILPHWWRTAHVGTNIITAVAYMKGLWMECVWHSTGIYQCQVHRSQLALPRDLQAARAMMVISCVLSALACVIAVIGMKCTQCAKGTSAKASLAVSGGIVFILAGLVCLVPVSWTTNDVVTDFYNPVLPSGMKYEIGQALYLGFVSASLTILGGALLCTSSQCRRNETPCQTQPSVRRTAPSYRPPTVYKGNHASSLTSASHSGYRLNDYV